In the Hemitrygon akajei chromosome 7, sHemAka1.3, whole genome shotgun sequence genome, one interval contains:
- the sf3b5 gene encoding splicing factor 3B subunit 5, whose translation MTDRYNIHSQLEHLQSKYIGTGHADTTKWEWLVNQHRDSYASYMGHFDLLNYFAVAENETKARVRFNLMEKMLQPCGPPPDKPEEA comes from the coding sequence ATGACGGACCGCTACAACATTCACAGCCAGCTGGAACACTTGCAGTCCAAGTACATAGGCACGGGCCACGCCGACACCACCAAGTGGGAGTGGTTAGTTAACCAGCACCGCGACTCGTACGCCTCCTACATGGGCCATTTCGACCTGCTCAACTACTTCGCCGTGGCTGAGAATGAAACCAAGGCCCGAGTCCGCTTCAACCTCATGGAGAAGATGCTGCAGCCGTGTGGGCCGCCACCCGACAAGCCTGAAGAGGCCTGA